The Deltaproteobacteria bacterium DNA window AGCACGGCCTTTTCGTATCGGCCGACCAGCGCGAAGTCCGCCGATCCCGTGGACACGCAGCATGGCTGCGCCATCGCCCGGCCGGCGACGGCGAGAAATAGGCACGCGACGGCGAATGCCGCCGCGCGCCCGGCGTGTCGCGCTGACAAGAGGGCTCCGTTACTCGACGTCGTAGGCGAGAACGAACATGTCCTCGGCGTCCGCGGTCGTCACGACGATCGTGAGTTCCCACGGGCCCGGCATGGTGTAGACGATATTGGTCGCGAGATACGCGCCGTCGCCCAGTTCCTCGACGACGGGGTCCTCGTCGGAGCCGTGGCCCATCGACGGCATGAACGGCGTGGCCTCGACCGTCGCGCCGGCCAGCGGGGCTCCCTCGGCGTCGAACAGCTCGATCGCGAGTTCGTTGTCGCCGGCCAC harbors:
- a CDS encoding FixH family protein, which gives rise to MFPRWLAVCVMLAVLAAGLAGASCVSGDDDDDDDDAAADDDATDDDSGDDDASGGAVDSDNGLFSGNFTPDPDPPVAGDNELAIELFDAEGAPLAGATVEATPFMPSMGHGSDEDPVVEELGDGAYLATNIVYTMPGPWELTIVVTTADAEDMFVLAYDVE